The segment ACGCCGAACTGCTCCAGGGTCTGGATCACCGCAGCTTCCAGGCGGAACACATATTCCTTGACGAAGATGCCCAGGCGCTTGAGGTCCACCAGGGGATAGGCCACCACCTGGCCGGGGCCGTGGTAGGTCACCTGGCCGCCGCGGTTGGTCTGCACCACGGGGATGCCCTGGGGGTTGAGCACATGGTCAGCCTGACCGGCCAGGCCCTGGGTGTAGGTGGGGGGATGATCGCAGAGCCAGAGCTCGTCCTCGGTGTCCGGGCCGCGCGCCTCGGTGAAGGCGCGCATGGCGGCCTCGGTGGGCGCGTACTCAACCCGCCCCAGGGTTTTCACAATCATGGGCAGGATGTTAGCCGCAGCCCGTAAGGCCTGACCCTGGCAGGGCGACTGAGCCTGCAGGATGATCAAGCGCAGTTCACTCACACGAGACCGCCCATGCGAACCCTGAACACGCTGCAACCCGGCCGGACCCTGCTGCCCCTGCTGCTGGGCCTGGCCCTGAGCGCGGGCGCCGCGGCCAGCACGCCGCTGGAGCAGGCCCTGGAGGCCTACGAGGCCGGCCGCCTGGAACAGGCCGCGCGCGGCTTTGCCCAGCTCTCGCGCCAGGGTCTGCCCCTGGCCGACTACAACCTGGCCATGATGCACATCCGCGGCGAGCTGCCCAGGCCCGATCTGGCCGAAGCGCGCCGCCTGCTGGAGCGGGCCGCCGCCCGCAAGCTGGTGCGCGCCCAGCTGGCCCTGGGCCAGTGGCACGAGCAGGGCCTGGACCAGCCGGCGGGCAGCAAGCCCGATCTGCGCCAGGCCGCGCACTGGTGGGGCCTGGCCGCCGCCCAGGGCAGCGTGGACGGCCAGGTGCAGCTGGCCACCGCCTACTACCTGGGCCGCGGCCTGCCGCAGGACATGAGCCAGGCCGCGCACTGGTACCGCGAGGCGGCCAAGAACGGCGATGTGGGCGCGCAGTACCTGATCGCCTCCATGTACGAGAGCGGCCTGGGGGTGGACCGGGATCTGCGCCTGGCGCGCTACTGGTACGACATCGCCGCCCGCAATGGCGATGAGGCCGCCCCCGCCAAGCTCAAGGATCTGGACGCCCGGCTGCAGGGCGCCTGAGCCCGGCGCCGCCGACGCACATCAGGCGCCGGGCACCCAGACCATGGCCAGGCTCACCCAGACACCCACGCTGAAATAGGGCGTGAGCCACAGGGCATCGGCCTTCCAGGCCGCCCAGCTGCCGCTGGGCACGCGGCGGCGCCAGGCATCGCGCGCGCCCTGGTCCAGCGGCATATAGGCCTGGCCGCGGGCACGGCCCGCCTGGTAGCGGCGCCAGTACATGGGCGCATCCACCATCAGCACATAGCTCACAAAGGCCAGGGCGCCGACGATGCCCGCGCCCGCCAGGGCCGGCACCCAGCCGCTGCCGTTCAGCGCGATCAGGCCCAGCAGGGCGGCCATCAGCGTGAAGCCCGTGGCCCAGAGCAGGGACTCCACGGCCTGGGTGATGTGATTGAGCGTGAGCACGCTGTGCCAGCAAAAGCCCTGGGCCAGGGTCATGAAGACCGGGATGGCCCAGGCCGCGCGCTGCACGCCGGGCAGACCCACATGGCCGGCCAGCTGATGCACCAGCAGGCCCAGCTGCAGGGCAAAGCAGATCTCGGCCACGGTGGCCGCGGCGCGGCCCAGAAAGATGCTGGAGAGATGGCTGTCCACCACCACCAGGCGCTCCAGGTCCACCCGCGGCAGCACCGAGCGGTAGGCGCAGACCAGCACATAGACGCCCGACAGCGCCAGATGCGCCTCGCCATAAGGGCTGCCCACCGGCCCCAGATGCAGCATGGTGAACCACAGACCCACATTCAGCAGGGCCAGGGCGCAGAGCAGGCGCCACCACAGCAACACCCGCGCGTCCGCCACGGTGGGGCCTAGCGAAAAAATATGGCGAAATGATGACATGGCGCCATGAGCGTAACCGTGCCCTGCGCCGCGCGGCAAGCATGGCCCGAATGGATCATGGCCGCCCTGAGACCCGCAGCGACAATCGGGGCCCGCCGGGCGCTCAGCCCGGGGCTCCCCGATTCTCTTTGGCTACACCGCGTGTCCCACACCCTTGAACAACTGCGCGCCGGCGCCCTGGCCGGCAGCTCGCGCATCAGCCTGAACGGCGCCGGGCTCACGGCCCTGCCGCCCGAGCTCTTCGAGCCGGCCATCGCCGAGACCCTGGAGATCCTGGATGTGTCGGGCAATGCCCTGGAGACCCTGCCCGAGGCCCTGGCCGCGCTGCCGCGCCTGCGCATCGTCTTCGCCTCGTCCAACCGCTTCACCACCCTGCCCGAGGTGCTGGGCCGCTGCGCGCAGCTGGAGATGGTGGGCTTCAAGAGCAACCAGATTCAGGAAGTCACGGCCGCCGCCCTGCCGCCGCGCCTGCGCTGGCTCATCCTCACCGACAACGCCCTGGCGCAGCTGCCCGAGGCCCTGGGCGAGCGCCCTCGCCTGCAGAAGCTGGCCCTGGCCGGCAATCGCCTGCGCGCCCTGCCGCAGAGCCTGGCCCGGGCCCGGCAGCTGGAGCTGCTGCGCATCTCGGCCAACCAGCTGGAGGCCCTGCCCGAGGGCCTGTTGCAGCTGCCGCGCCTGGCCTGGCTGGCCTGTGGCGGCAACCCCTTCAGCGAGGCGCGCGAGCAAGCCGCTTTGGCAAACACGCCGGTGCAGGCCCGCCCCTGGACGGCGCTGCGCCTGCACGAGCGCCTGGGCGAAGGCGCCTCGGGCGTGATCCAGCGCGTGGAGTGCGAGGGCCAGGCCCTGGCCCTCAAGCTCTTCAAGGGCGAGGTCACCAGCGATGGCTGGCCTCACAGCGAGATGGCGGCCTGGCTGGCCGCCGGCAGCCACCCGGGCCTGATCCCGGTGACGGGCCGGCTGCTGGATCATCCCGAGGGCCGCGCCGGGCTCTTCATGCCCCTGATCCCGCCCAGCTTCCGCGCCCTGGCCGGCCCGCCCAGCCTGGACTCCTGCACCCGCGACATCTACCCCGAGGCCCTGCGCCTGAGCCCGGCCGCCCTGCAGCGCCTGGCCGGCACGGTGGCGGCGGCCCTGGCCCAGCTGCATGAGCGCGGCATCAGCCACGGCGATCTCTATGCCCACAATCTGCTGCACGGCCCGGGCGGCCAGGCCTATCTGGGCGACTTCGGCGCGGCCAGCCTCTTCGAGCCGGGAACGGCCCAGGCCCTGGCCCTGCAGCGCCTGGAGGTGCGGGCCTTCGGCTATCTGCTGGAGGAGCTGCTGGCGCGCTGCGACGGTGAGTCGCCGGCCGCCTGGACGGCGCTGATGCGAGCCTGCCTCGTGGAAACGCCCGCGGACCGGCCGCTGTTTGCGGCGATCGCGCGGGCGCTGATCTGAAGCGCGTTGCGGCTTAGAGCACGACCTTGACCATGGGGTGGGTGGTCAGGGTGCGGTAGAGCTCATCGAGCTGCTCGCGGCTGGTGGCCGTGATGGTGATGGTCAGGCCCAGGTAGTTGCCGCCCTTGCTGGGGCGCTGCTCGATGGTAGCGGCGTCGAACTCGGGGTCGAACTGCCGGGCCACATGGCTGATGGCCTCGACAAAGCCCTCCACATGCGCGCCCATCACCTTGATGGGAAAGCGCGAGGGGTACTCGATCAGCGACTCTTCGGGGGGAATGTCACGCATGGTGTCGGTCTTTCAGATCGATTGCAGGGGCTTGGCCCGCTGGTAGGCCTCGTACAGGCGGGCATAGACCGGGCCCGGCTTGCCGCGCAGGGCGCCATGGCCCACGGGCTCATGGTCCAGCGTGGTGACGGGCAGGATCTCCTTGGTGGCCGAGCTGATGATGATCTCGTCGGCCGTGAAGACCTCGCTCTCGGCGATGGGGCGCAGGTTGTAGGCGATGCCGCAGTCCTCGCAGAGCTCGCGCAGCAGCTCCACGCGGATGCCCTCCAGCACCTGCTCGCTCTTGGGCACGCCCAGGAGCGCGCCTTCCTTGACGATCCAGACATTGCTGGACGAGGCCTCGGTGAGGTGGCCGTCGCGGAACATGATGGTTTCCCAGGCGCCGGCATCGGCCGAGATCTGGCGCGCCAGCACATTGCCCAGCAGGGAGACGCTCTTGATGTCGCCGCGCTCCCAGCGGAAGTCGCGCGCCGTGACGCAGGCCACGCCGTGGTGGCGCTCCTCGCTCGTGGGCAGCTTGGCCGGCACCGCATAGGAGAAGGCCGTGGGCTGGCAGTCCTTGGGCATCACATGGTTGCGCGGCGCGGGGCCGCGCGTGATCTGCATATAGACCCACTGGTTCTCGTCGGGCAGGTCCGCGATCAGCTTGCGCGCCACGGCCAGCCACTGCTCGCGCCCCAGGGGATTGGGGATGCGCAGCTTGGCCAGGCTGCGCTCCAGCCGGTCCATGTGCTGCTCGAAGCGGAACAGGCGCCGGCCATAGACCGGGATCATCTCGTAGACACCGTCGCCGAAGATGAAGCCGCGGTCCAGCACCGAGATCTTGGCCTCGGCCAGCGGGGCGTACTCGCCGTTGAGATAACACTGCACATCGGGCAGGGCGTTGATCATCATGCGGACCTCCTTGAACTAGCTTACGCGTGCCGGCTTACTTGATCCACAGACGGATCGCATCCCAGGCGCGGCCGAAGATGCCGGCCAGGGGCACGTCCTGCTGCACCACCAGGGGCACCTCGGCCACGGCCACGCCGGTGGTCGTCGTGACCTTGAGCGTGCCCACGCGCTGGCCCTTGGTCAGCGGAGCCACCAGGGGATCGGTGCGCTCGACCTTGGTCTGCAGCTTGCCGCCCTCGCCGCGCGGCACGGCCACGAAGACCGGGCCCAGGGCGCCCAGCTTGGCCTCGGGCGCGGCGCCCTTCCAGACCGGCACGGTGGAGACGGCCTGGTCCTTGTCGAAGAGGCGCACGGCGTCGAAGGCCGCATAGCCCCAGTTCAGCAGCTTCTGGCTCTCGGTGGCGCGGGCCTCCTTGGAGGCCGTGCCCATCACCACGCTCAGCAGACGGCGCTTGCCGTTGGGGAAGTCGCGCTGGGCGCTGGCCACCAGGCAGTAGCCGGCGGCATCGGTGAAGCCGGTCTTCATGCCGTCCACGCTGGGGTCGCGGCCCAGCAGCAGATTGCGGTTGTGCTGCTTGATCTTGTTGAAGGTGTAGTCGCGCTGCGAGTAGTAGGTGTAGTACTCGGGGAAGTCCTGGATGATGCGCGAGGCGATCACGGCCATGTCGCGCGCCGAGCTCTTGTGGCCCGGCTCGGTGATGCCGGTGACGTTCTTGAACTCGGTGTTCTTCAGGCCCCAGGCCTGGGCCTGGCGGTTCATCATCGCGACGAACTGCTCCACCGTGCCGCCCACGCCCTCGGCCAGGGCCACCGAGGCGTCGTTGCCGCTCTGGATGATCATGCCCTTGAGCAGCTCATCGACCTTGGGCGTCATCGTGGTGTCGATGAACATCAGCGAGGGATCGCCCTTGCGCTCGTCCCAGGCGCGCTTGGACACGGTCAGGGGCTGGTCCAGCGTAAGGCGCTTTTCCTTGAGCGCGTTGAAGACGATATAGGCCGTCATCAGCTTGGTCAGCGAGGCGGGGTCCTGGGGCACATCGGCCTCGCGCTCGGCCAGCACCTTGTTGGCGCTGACGTCCAGCAGCAGGTAGTTGCGCGCCGCGATCTCGGGCGGCTGCGGCGCCTGGGCCAGGGTGTTGAAGGCCGCGGCAGCGGCCAGCGCAAAGGCAATCAATCGCTTCATCGGAAAGGGTAGACCTCGAAAAGGAACAAGACAGGGAAGGGAAGACGGTGCGCCGCGGCTCAATGCCAGCCGCGCACCACGATGTCACGCAGCAGCGGCAGCTGCCCGTGGAAGAAATGACCCACACCGGGCACCACGGTCACCGGCAGGGACTGCGGGCGCGCCCAGTCCAGCACGGCGGCGAGCGGCACCACATCGTCCACCTCGCCGTGCACCACCAGGGTGTCGGCGGGCACGGGCGCCATGTCGAAGCGGCTCGCGGCCGGCCCCACTAGGGCCAGGCGCTCGGGGCGCTGATCCTCGGCCAGGGCCTGGTGGGCGCGCGAGGCCACATAGCCGCCGAAGGAGAAACCGGCCAGGGCCAGGGGCAGGCCCGCCTCGCGGTGGGCGGCGATCACGGCCAGGGCGTCATCCACCTCGCCGCGGCCCTCGTCCCAGCCGCCTTGCGACTGGCCGATGCCACGGAAGTTGAAGCGCACGGTGCGATAGCCCAGCTGCAAAAAGGCGCGCGCCAGGGTCTGCACCACCTTGTTGTCCATGGTGCCGCCCTGGGTGGGATTGGGGTGGCAGATCACGGCCACGCCGCGCAGCGCACGCTCGGCCGCAGGCTGGTCGATGGCGCATTCGAGGGCACCGGCCGGCCCCTCGATCAGGCGCTTCTCGGTCTGGGAATTCATGAGGCGGTCCCTCAGCGCCCGACGTTGTCGGGCAGCACCAGGCGCTCGACCACGCGGCCGTCCTTCAGATGGCTCTCGACGATCTCGTCGATATCGCTCTGGTCCACATAGGTGTACCAGACGGCATCGGGGTAGACCACGGCCACGGGCCCGCCGGCGCAGCGGTCCAGGCAGCCGGCCTTGTTGACCCGCACGCCGTCCTTGCCGGCCAGACCCAGCTGCTTGACGCGCGACTTGCAGTGATCGAAGCCCGCTTGCGCATCGTGCTGGGCACAGGACGCCTCGCCGTTCTCGCGCTGGTTGAGGCAGAAGAAGATGTGGCGCTGGAAATAGCTCATGGCCCGATTGTAGGCAGCCCGGGTTTTTCCCAGTCGCGATCGTGCGCTGCGCGGCCTCCAGGGCTCGCGCCGCGCCAGCAGGCGCAGCAGCCAGGCCAGCACGCCGAAGGGCCAGAGCCAGCCCACCCATTGGGCCAGGCCATAGAAGCTGATGAAGCGCCCCTGCTCCCAGCCCTGCAGGCTCTGGGCCAGATAGGGGTCGCCCGGCGCCTCGCTCACCAAGGCGATCAGGGCGCACACCGCCACCAGGCCCCAGGCCGCGCAGGCGCGGCGCGAGCAGGCGCACAGCATGCACGCCAGGCCCAGGCCCAGGGCCAGGCCCGGCCAGCTGCTGGGCGTGAGCCAGGCCCAGGCATGCTGGGGACCGAAGTTCAGCGCGGTGGACAGGGCCGTGCCCAGCACGCCCAGCCCCGCCGCGCCAAAGACCAGGAGCAGGCGCTGCCAGCCCGGCCGCGCCACCGAGAGCGCCAGCACACAGGGCGCCAGCAGCCCCAGGGCAATGGTCAGGCCTTCGAGCCCCGGAGGCAGCGGCAGGCTGTCGGCCAGACTTGCGGGCTGCTCCCACTGCAGGTCCCAGGGCGTGTCTTCCAGTGCGCTGGCGGCCAGCTCGCGCAGGCGCGGCAGCACCTGCC is part of the Shinella sp. XGS7 genome and harbors:
- the lipB gene encoding lipoyl(octanoyl) transferase LipB, which produces MIVKTLGRVEYAPTEAAMRAFTEARGPDTEDELWLCDHPPTYTQGLAGQADHVLNPQGIPVVQTNRGGQVTYHGPGQVVAYPLVDLKRLGIFVKEYVFRLEAAVIQTLEQFGVTGHRVAGAPGIYVRLDDPGAHGALSGPADPSDPFKGLGKIAALGIKVSRHCTYHGAALNVAMDLAPFRGINPCGYAGLETVDLARIGVSTDWPEVARRFGERLAAQLSR
- a CDS encoding tetratricopeptide repeat protein encodes the protein MRTLNTLQPGRTLLPLLLGLALSAGAAASTPLEQALEAYEAGRLEQAARGFAQLSRQGLPLADYNLAMMHIRGELPRPDLAEARRLLERAAARKLVRAQLALGQWHEQGLDQPAGSKPDLRQAAHWWGLAAAQGSVDGQVQLATAYYLGRGLPQDMSQAAHWYREAAKNGDVGAQYLIASMYESGLGVDRDLRLARYWYDIAARNGDEAAPAKLKDLDARLQGA
- a CDS encoding leucine-rich repeat-containing protein kinase family protein — encoded protein: MSHTLEQLRAGALAGSSRISLNGAGLTALPPELFEPAIAETLEILDVSGNALETLPEALAALPRLRIVFASSNRFTTLPEVLGRCAQLEMVGFKSNQIQEVTAAALPPRLRWLILTDNALAQLPEALGERPRLQKLALAGNRLRALPQSLARARQLELLRISANQLEALPEGLLQLPRLAWLACGGNPFSEAREQAALANTPVQARPWTALRLHERLGEGASGVIQRVECEGQALALKLFKGEVTSDGWPHSEMAAWLAAGSHPGLIPVTGRLLDHPEGRAGLFMPLIPPSFRALAGPPSLDSCTRDIYPEALRLSPAALQRLAGTVAAALAQLHERGISHGDLYAHNLLHGPGGQAYLGDFGAASLFEPGTAQALALQRLEVRAFGYLLEELLARCDGESPAAWTALMRACLVETPADRPLFAAIARALI
- a CDS encoding DUF493 family protein → MRDIPPEESLIEYPSRFPIKVMGAHVEGFVEAISHVARQFDPEFDAATIEQRPSKGGNYLGLTITITATSREQLDELYRTLTTHPMVKVVL
- a CDS encoding D-amino acid aminotransferase produces the protein MMINALPDVQCYLNGEYAPLAEAKISVLDRGFIFGDGVYEMIPVYGRRLFRFEQHMDRLERSLAKLRIPNPLGREQWLAVARKLIADLPDENQWVYMQITRGPAPRNHVMPKDCQPTAFSYAVPAKLPTSEERHHGVACVTARDFRWERGDIKSVSLLGNVLARQISADAGAWETIMFRDGHLTEASSSNVWIVKEGALLGVPKSEQVLEGIRVELLRELCEDCGIAYNLRPIAESEVFTADEIIISSATKEILPVTTLDHEPVGHGALRGKPGPVYARLYEAYQRAKPLQSI
- a CDS encoding D-alanyl-D-alanine carboxypeptidase family protein is translated as MKRLIAFALAAAAAFNTLAQAPQPPEIAARNYLLLDVSANKVLAEREADVPQDPASLTKLMTAYIVFNALKEKRLTLDQPLTVSKRAWDERKGDPSLMFIDTTMTPKVDELLKGMIIQSGNDASVALAEGVGGTVEQFVAMMNRQAQAWGLKNTEFKNVTGITEPGHKSSARDMAVIASRIIQDFPEYYTYYSQRDYTFNKIKQHNRNLLLGRDPSVDGMKTGFTDAAGYCLVASAQRDFPNGKRRLLSVVMGTASKEARATESQKLLNWGYAAFDAVRLFDKDQAVSTVPVWKGAAPEAKLGALGPVFVAVPRGEGGKLQTKVERTDPLVAPLTKGQRVGTLKVTTTTGVAVAEVPLVVQQDVPLAGIFGRAWDAIRLWIK
- a CDS encoding alpha/beta hydrolase; protein product: MNSQTEKRLIEGPAGALECAIDQPAAERALRGVAVICHPNPTQGGTMDNKVVQTLARAFLQLGYRTVRFNFRGIGQSQGGWDEGRGEVDDALAVIAAHREAGLPLALAGFSFGGYVASRAHQALAEDQRPERLALVGPAASRFDMAPVPADTLVVHGEVDDVVPLAAVLDWARPQSLPVTVVPGVGHFFHGQLPLLRDIVVRGWH
- a CDS encoding VanZ family protein, producing the protein MAWQPPRLPRRPSSASLLALAYAMLVVYASLYPFGPWTWPPGLKAGDLVGLPWPKYWGGFDVQANLAGYLPLGLLIYAAVVRSGGSLLLALGLGLGLPPLLSFGMESLQYFLPRRVPSLVDWWLNTAGAAAGVLLGLLLHLIGGLTRWQARREHWFVPHSAGALALLALWPMGLLFPAPVPLGLGQVLPRLRELAASALEDTPWDLQWEQPASLADSLPLPPGLEGLTIALGLLAPCVLALSVARPGWQRLLLVFGAAGLGVLGTALSTALNFGPQHAWAWLTPSSWPGLALGLGLACMLCACSRRACAAWGLVAVCALIALVSEAPGDPYLAQSLQGWEQGRFISFYGLAQWVGWLWPFGVLAWLLRLLARREPWRPRSARSRLGKTRAAYNRAMSYFQRHIFFCLNQRENGEASCAQHDAQAGFDHCKSRVKQLGLAGKDGVRVNKAGCLDRCAGGPVAVVYPDAVWYTYVDQSDIDEIVESHLKDGRVVERLVLPDNVGR